The Ruminococcus bovis genome includes a region encoding these proteins:
- a CDS encoding VanZ family protein has translation MNKTVYVIKLIISIVIGVVGGYLLYNFALMDKVPTMLGDTIYMLSSILTMILSMVACTFIVYLITGLKVNPIVFKVVVALYFLFLLFVLYGRNSSIREMNFNLIASLQELTTDSESLLQFILNIIVLMPIAYFFKNKGVIFTELIFLAISFGIEIMQYVTARGFFDIIDIVCYMIGMNLAYLFFRLTKVDIVKRK, from the coding sequence ATGAACAAGACAGTTTATGTTATTAAGCTAATAATTTCAATTGTTATTGGTGTAGTAGGTGGATATTTATTGTATAACTTTGCACTAATGGATAAAGTTCCTACTATGTTAGGTGATACAATATATATGCTAAGTAGTATATTGACAATGATATTGTCAATGGTAGCTTGTACTTTTATCGTGTATTTAATTACAGGATTAAAGGTTAACCCAATTGTATTTAAGGTTGTAGTAGCCTTATACTTTTTGTTCCTATTATTTGTGCTTTATGGTCGTAATTCTTCCATAAGAGAAATGAATTTCAATTTAATTGCATCTTTACAAGAACTAACTACCGACTCAGAATCATTATTACAGTTTATACTAAACATAATTGTGCTAATGCCAATTGCATATTTCTTTAAGAATAAGGGTGTTATTTTTACAGAACTTATTTTCTTAGCAATTTCATTCGGTATAGAAATTATGCAGTATGTAACTGCAAGAGGTTTCTTTGATATTATTGATATTGTTTGTTATATGATTGGTATGAATTTAGCATATCTATTCTTTAGATTAACTAAAGTAGATATAGTAAAAAGAAAATAA
- a CDS encoding Lrp/AsnC family transcriptional regulator, protein MNKLLKLLSENSKYTTSELALILSEPEDYIKAQIKEYEEKGIIKGYKAVVNWEKLEDKDVSAIIEVKVAPEPETGFDKIAEKIMAFDEVETVNLIAGSYDLSLVVTGKTMNDVASFVSRRLSPLANVLSCQTNFILKNYKEGGVIMAETIEEEDKRSLVL, encoded by the coding sequence ATGAATAAGTTACTTAAATTATTATCCGAAAATTCAAAATATACAACATCAGAACTTGCGTTAATTCTAAGTGAGCCTGAAGACTACATTAAGGCTCAGATTAAGGAATATGAAGAAAAAGGTATCATCAAAGGTTACAAGGCAGTTGTTAACTGGGAAAAGCTAGAAGACAAAGATGTTTCTGCTATTATTGAAGTTAAGGTTGCTCCTGAACCAGAAACAGGCTTTGACAAGATTGCAGAGAAGATTATGGCTTTTGATGAAGTTGAAACAGTAAACCTAATTGCAGGTTCTTATGACCTTTCTCTAGTTGTTACAGGTAAGACTATGAATGATGTTGCATCATTTGTTAGCAGAAGACTATCACCTTTAGCAAATGTTCTATCATGCCAAACTAACTTTATCCTAAAGAACTACAAAGAGGGTGGCGTTATTATGGCAGAAACTATTGAAGAAGAAGATAAAAGGAGCCTTGTATTATAA
- the groL gene encoding chaperonin GroEL (60 kDa chaperone family; promotes refolding of misfolded polypeptides especially under stressful conditions; forms two stacked rings of heptamers to form a barrel-shaped 14mer; ends can be capped by GroES; misfolded proteins enter the barrel where they are refolded when GroES binds) codes for MAKQMLYGEEARKALMSGIDQLADTVKITLGPKGRNVVLDKKFGAPLITNDGVTIAKEIELEDPFENMGAQLVKEVSTKTNDVAGDGTTTATLLAQALIREGMKNVTAGANPMVLKNGIKKAVNKAVETLKKNSKVVSGTEDIARVATISSADPLIGKLIAEAMEKVSTDGVITVEESKTAETYSEVVEGMMFDRGYIAPYMVTDTDKMVAELDDCLILITDKKISTTQEILPLLEQIVQAGKKLLIIAEDVEGEALTTLVLNKLRGTFTCVAVKAPGFGDRRKEMLQDIAILTGGQVITSDLGLELKDCTIDQLGTARQVKVDKENTIIVDGAGDSQAIKDRVNNIRSQIETTTSEFDKEKLQERLAKLAGGVAVIKVGAATEIEMKEQKLRIEDALAATKAAVEEGIVAGGGTALVNTISAVSELVNETEGDELTGVKIVLKALEEPVRQIAANAGVEGSVILNNILEKNEVNYGYNALTGEYMDMMKNGIVDPTKVTRSALQNASSVASMVLTTESLVSDIKEPAAPAQPQMPDMGGMY; via the coding sequence ATGGCTAAACAAATGCTTTATGGCGAAGAGGCAAGAAAGGCTTTAATGTCCGGTATTGACCAACTTGCTGATACAGTTAAAATCACACTAGGCCCTAAGGGCAGAAATGTTGTTCTAGATAAGAAATTCGGTGCACCACTAATCACTAATGATGGTGTTACTATTGCTAAGGAAATTGAACTAGAAGACCCATTTGAAAATATGGGTGCTCAGCTAGTTAAGGAAGTTTCAACAAAGACTAACGATGTTGCCGGTGACGGTACAACAACTGCTACTCTACTTGCACAGGCTCTTATCCGTGAAGGTATGAAGAATGTTACTGCAGGTGCAAACCCAATGGTACTAAAGAATGGTATCAAAAAGGCAGTTAATAAGGCAGTTGAAACTCTAAAGAAGAATTCTAAGGTTGTTTCAGGTACAGAAGATATTGCAAGAGTTGCAACAATCTCATCAGCTGACCCACTAATCGGTAAGCTAATTGCTGAAGCAATGGAAAAGGTTTCTACTGACGGTGTTATCACAGTAGAAGAATCAAAGACTGCTGAAACATATTCAGAAGTTGTAGAAGGTATGATGTTTGACAGAGGTTACATTGCACCTTATATGGTAACAGATACAGACAAGATGGTTGCTGAACTTGATGATTGTCTAATTCTTATTACTGATAAAAAGATTTCAACAACTCAGGAAATTCTACCTCTACTTGAACAGATTGTTCAGGCCGGTAAGAAACTTCTAATTATTGCTGAAGATGTTGAAGGTGAAGCACTAACAACTCTAGTTCTTAACAAACTTCGTGGTACATTTACTTGTGTTGCAGTTAAAGCCCCAGGCTTTGGTGACAGAAGAAAAGAAATGCTACAGGATATTGCTATCCTAACAGGTGGTCAGGTTATCACATCAGATCTAGGTCTTGAACTAAAGGATTGTACAATTGATCAGCTAGGTACTGCTCGTCAGGTTAAGGTTGACAAGGAAAACACAATCATTGTTGATGGTGCAGGTGACTCTCAGGCTATCAAGGATAGAGTAAACAACATCCGTTCACAGATTGAAACAACAACATCTGAATTTGATAAAGAAAAGCTACAGGAAAGACTAGCTAAACTAGCCGGTGGTGTTGCAGTTATCAAAGTAGGTGCTGCTACAGAAATCGAAATGAAAGAACAGAAACTTCGTATTGAAGATGCTCTAGCTGCTACAAAGGCTGCCGTTGAAGAAGGTATCGTAGCCGGTGGTGGTACTGCTCTTGTAAATACAATCAGTGCAGTTTCTGAACTAGTTAACGAAACAGAAGGTGACGAACTAACAGGTGTTAAGATTGTTCTTAAGGCTCTTGAAGAACCTGTTCGTCAGATTGCTGCTAATGCCGGTGTTGAAGGCTCAGTTATCCTAAATAATATCCTAGAAAAGAACGAAGTAAACTATGGTTACAACGCTCTAACAGGTGAATATATGGATATGATGAAGAACGGTATTGTTGACCCAACTAAGGTTACTCGTTCAGCTCTACAGAATGCATCCTCAGTTGCATCAATGGTTCTAACAACAGAATCACTTGTTAGTGATATTAAAGAACCTGCTGCTCCTGCTCAGCCACAAATGCCTGATATGGGCGGTATGTACTAA
- the ispE gene encoding 4-(cytidine 5'-diphospho)-2-C-methyl-D-erythritol kinase, with the protein MEIKVNAPAKVNLAVDVLGKRPDGYHSVSLVLQAISLSDTITITTTDTKEITVTCNDSNVPTDKTNIVYKSAERFFRYTKVENEGINIDIHKVVPSQAGLGGGSSDGAATVMGLNKLYNTRLKDKDMEEICSYIGADVPFFINGGTQLATGIGTDMEKLHSMPECTIVICKPDVNVSTKEAYDAIDAQPPKQFKYSDELIKGIYMRSLNSVCTSMYNDFDVFLDIKEVNDIKKLMYKLKANGACMSGSGSAVFGVFKKEKNAIKCVEKLKETYPQTFLCKPIKIGCSIITE; encoded by the coding sequence ATGGAAATAAAGGTTAACGCACCGGCAAAGGTAAATCTTGCAGTTGATGTACTTGGCAAAAGACCTGACGGTTATCATTCTGTCAGTTTGGTGTTACAAGCAATTTCTTTAAGTGATACAATAACTATCACTACAACAGATACTAAAGAAATTACAGTTACTTGTAACGATAGTAATGTGCCAACTGATAAGACAAATATTGTGTATAAATCAGCAGAAAGATTTTTCAGATATACTAAGGTTGAGAATGAAGGTATCAATATTGATATTCACAAGGTTGTACCTTCACAAGCGGGTCTTGGTGGTGGTAGCTCAGATGGTGCTGCCACTGTAATGGGTCTTAATAAGCTATATAACACCAGACTAAAGGATAAAGATATGGAAGAAATTTGTTCTTATATTGGAGCAGATGTGCCATTCTTTATTAATGGTGGTACTCAACTTGCAACAGGTATCGGTACAGATATGGAGAAACTTCATTCTATGCCTGAATGTACAATAGTAATTTGTAAACCTGATGTAAATGTATCCACCAAAGAGGCCTATGACGCTATAGATGCTCAACCACCTAAACAGTTTAAATATTCCGATGAACTTATTAAGGGTATTTATATGCGTAGCCTAAATTCAGTTTGTACTTCAATGTACAATGACTTTGATGTTTTTCTTGATATTAAGGAAGTTAACGATATTAAGAAATTAATGTATAAACTAAAGGCTAACGGTGCTTGTATGAGTGGTTCAGGCTCAGCAGTTTTTGGTGTGTTTAAAAAAGAAAAGAATGCTATTAAGTGTGTAGAAAAGTTAAAAGAAACCTACCCACAAACATTCCTATGCAAACCAATCAAGATTGGTTGCTCAATTATAACTGAATAA
- a CDS encoding aminotransferase class I/II-fold pyridoxal phosphate-dependent enzyme, giving the protein MDYSKVLNSKIVSVKPSGIRKFFDIAAEMDNVISLSVGEPDFKTPWHVREEGISSLQMGKTWYTPNRGLSILRDEITKYYDRRFGIKYEPLSQVLVTVGGSEAIDVAIRCLAGPGDEVIIPQPSFVCYEPLTEMAGATPVLMDTKVENEFRIVPEDLEKAITDKTKLLILPYPNNPTGGIMEKKDLEAIAEVIKKHDLMVLSDEIYAELTYTKDKHTSIANIEGMYERTIVVNGFSKTYAMTGWRLGYALGPKEIIAQMTKLHQFCIMSAPTTAQYAAIEALRHGDDDIESMKDEYEMRKHFIVGSFDKLGLDCFEPKGAFYCFPCIKSTGLSSEEFCTRLIKEKHVAVVPGNAFGECGEGFIRVSYCNSLKNIAEAMRRIEEFLVELKDGNKG; this is encoded by the coding sequence ATGGATTATTCAAAGGTACTCAACAGTAAAATCGTTTCTGTTAAGCCATCAGGTATCAGAAAGTTCTTTGATATTGCTGCTGAGATGGACAATGTTATTTCTCTTTCAGTAGGTGAACCTGATTTTAAGACACCTTGGCATGTTAGAGAAGAAGGTATCTCTTCACTACAAATGGGCAAAACTTGGTACACACCAAACAGAGGTTTGTCTATTTTAAGAGATGAAATTACTAAGTATTATGACCGTAGATTCGGTATTAAATATGAACCACTTTCACAGGTACTTGTTACTGTAGGTGGCAGTGAAGCTATTGATGTAGCAATTCGTTGTTTAGCAGGTCCGGGAGATGAAGTTATCATTCCTCAGCCATCATTTGTATGCTATGAACCATTAACAGAAATGGCAGGAGCTACTCCTGTACTAATGGATACTAAGGTTGAGAATGAATTCAGAATTGTTCCTGAAGACCTGGAAAAAGCTATTACAGACAAGACAAAACTACTTATTCTTCCATATCCTAATAACCCAACCGGTGGTATTATGGAAAAGAAAGACCTAGAGGCAATTGCTGAAGTTATCAAGAAACATGACCTAATGGTTCTTTCTGATGAAATCTATGCAGAACTTACATATACAAAGGACAAGCATACTTCAATTGCTAATATTGAGGGTATGTATGAGAGAACTATTGTTGTTAATGGTTTCAGTAAAACATACGCAATGACAGGTTGGAGACTTGGTTATGCACTTGGTCCTAAGGAAATTATTGCCCAAATGACTAAGCTACATCAGTTCTGTATTATGAGTGCGCCAACAACTGCACAGTATGCTGCTATTGAGGCTCTTCGTCATGGTGATGATGATATTGAAAGTATGAAAGATGAATATGAAATGCGTAAGCATTTTATTGTTGGTTCATTTGATAAACTTGGACTTGACTGCTTTGAACCAAAGGGTGCTTTCTACTGTTTCCCTTGTATCAAAAGTACAGGCCTTTCATCAGAAGAATTCTGTACAAGACTTATTAAAGAAAAGCATGTTGCAGTTGTTCCCGGTAATGCTTTTGGTGAATGTGGTGAGGGCTTTATCAGAGTTTCTTACTGTAATAGCCTAAAGAATATTGCTGAGGCTATGAGAAGAATTGAAGAATTCCTAGTGGAGTTAAAAGATGGAAATAAAGGTTAA
- a CDS encoding co-chaperone GroES produces the protein MTIKPLADKVVVKVEEAEQTTASGIVLSTSAQEKPAFATVVAVGPGGVVDGEKVEMTVKVGDKVVTSKYSGTEIKLDGEEYTIVSQSDILAIVE, from the coding sequence ATGACAATTAAACCATTAGCAGACAAAGTAGTTGTTAAGGTAGAAGAGGCTGAACAGACAACAGCTTCCGGTATTGTTCTTTCTACATCAGCACAGGAGAAACCTGCTTTCGCAACAGTAGTAGCAGTAGGTCCTGGTGGTGTAGTAGACGGTGAAAAGGTAGAAATGACAGTTAAAGTAGGCGACAAGGTAGTTACTTCTAAGTATAGTGGTACTGAAATCAAACTTGACGGTGAAGAATACACTATCGTTTCACAGTCAGATATTCTTGCTATTGTTGAATAA
- a CDS encoding O-antigen ligase family protein — MEFGLWAMAFLGVNLITALIHITDNFLINLLFLVFVSVCFFVFYGAYIEKSTDIKHELYTVARIFLYMVTLMQVVGIACLVFNVSYHNEWIDLIVYENRFTGLFINPNLCGFASVFVVFCVHILTIHKFDSKYSALPATSRIWLASGLFINILTLFLCDSNASMVLFLGYVIVFVVTKFITSRGDYKKKQLILRFLSTLVAGVVIICCTYFLRSICQIGVSTLINSNSNIILSDSDVGSNITTVLPENSDVTFEHENSNVDSGRFTLWNQAMTIFSHHPVMGIGKGNILSYSYKYIDGGMHFANLYSGDFASMFASFTTDIHNAYITILVCSGVIGFLLFMIFAFRNGISITKYLFRKGKELEHGIFPCLFSFIVSYLVFACFEKALVFDISFMVIIFWFILGQIMCYNVREKEEPLKEFSFKESVRKNLL, encoded by the coding sequence ATGGAATTTGGTTTGTGGGCAATGGCTTTTTTAGGTGTTAATCTTATTACTGCCCTTATCCATATTACTGACAATTTCTTAATAAATTTATTATTTCTTGTTTTTGTTTCGGTATGTTTCTTTGTTTTTTACGGGGCATATATTGAGAAAAGTACCGACATAAAGCATGAACTTTATACAGTTGCAAGAATTTTTCTATATATGGTGACTTTAATGCAAGTAGTGGGTATTGCTTGTCTTGTGTTTAATGTTTCTTACCACAATGAATGGATAGACTTGATTGTATACGAAAATAGATTTACAGGTCTTTTTATTAACCCTAACCTTTGTGGTTTTGCATCTGTATTTGTTGTATTTTGTGTGCATATACTAACAATACATAAGTTTGACAGTAAGTATTCTGCTTTACCTGCTACATCAAGAATTTGGCTTGCATCAGGTCTTTTTATCAACATTCTGACTTTATTCTTATGTGACAGTAATGCAAGTATGGTTCTGTTCCTTGGTTATGTTATTGTGTTTGTTGTTACAAAGTTTATCACTTCAAGAGGTGACTATAAGAAGAAACAATTGATATTGAGATTTCTTTCAACATTAGTTGCCGGTGTTGTTATTATTTGTTGCACATATTTCCTAAGAAGTATTTGCCAAATCGGTGTATCAACACTTATTAATTCCAATAGCAATATTATCCTTTCAGACAGTGATGTAGGTTCAAATATTACAACAGTATTGCCTGAAAATTCTGATGTTACTTTTGAACATGAAAATTCTAATGTTGATTCCGGTAGATTTACTTTGTGGAATCAAGCAATGACTATTTTCTCCCATCATCCTGTAATGGGTATCGGTAAGGGTAATATCCTAAGCTATAGCTACAAATATATTGATGGTGGTATGCATTTTGCTAACCTATACAGTGGTGACTTTGCAAGTATGTTTGCCTCATTTACTACAGATATTCACAACGCATACATAACTATTCTTGTATGTTCAGGTGTAATCGGATTTTTGTTATTTATGATTTTTGCCTTTAGAAACGGTATATCAATTACAAAGTATCTGTTTAGAAAAGGTAAAGAGCTTGAACATGGCATTTTCCCATGTTTATTCAGTTTTATTGTGTCATATCTGGTGTTTGCTTGTTTTGAGAAAGCACTGGTTTTTGATATATCATTTATGGTAATAATTTTCTGGTTTATTTTAGGTCAGATTATGTGCTATAATGTAAGAGAAAAGGAAGAACCACTCAAGGAATTTTCCTTTAAAGAAAGTGTTAGAAAAAACCTATTGTAA
- a CDS encoding stage II sporulation protein R yields the protein MKILLKSLSLGLILTVIFSLIPFTAQCKSLEKDIFRLHILANSDLESDQELKLKVRDKILSYTEDLYRDCETKEDTIKVTENNLVNILNVAQKEVYNLGYDYKVKGEITNMYFNTRQYGKFTVPSGFYDALRITIGKGEGHNWWCVMYPSFCLGESSDLENSNLTDDEKKLISDDDNYKIKFQVVEWFEKFKSFFCK from the coding sequence ATGAAAATATTATTAAAATCATTATCATTAGGTTTAATCTTAACAGTTATTTTTTCTTTAATTCCTTTTACTGCACAATGTAAGTCACTTGAGAAAGATATTTTTAGGTTACATATCCTAGCAAATTCCGACTTAGAAAGTGACCAAGAACTTAAGCTAAAAGTTAGAGATAAGATTCTTTCTTATACAGAAGATTTGTATAGAGATTGTGAAACTAAGGAAGATACTATAAAGGTAACAGAAAATAACCTTGTCAACATCCTAAATGTAGCACAGAAAGAAGTGTATAACTTAGGTTATGATTACAAGGTAAAAGGTGAAATTACCAATATGTATTTCAATACAAGACAGTATGGAAAATTTACTGTACCATCAGGTTTTTATGATGCATTGCGTATAACTATAGGTAAAGGCGAAGGTCATAATTGGTGGTGTGTAATGTACCCATCATTCTGTTTAGGTGAAAGCAGTGACTTGGAAAATTCCAACTTAACAGATGATGAGAAAAAACTTATATCTGATGATGATAATTATAAAATAAAATTCCAAGTAGTTGAATGGTTTGAAAAGTTCAAATCATTTTTTTGTAAATAA
- a CDS encoding sugar transferase produces the protein MLKDFDKLPKEFQCPEVKKYYDILKKKKTSIILKRISDIILSIILIILLAIPMLVIAFIIKISATKGPVFYKQERVTKYGKHFMILKFRTMIVGSDQCGELLTKEGDERVTLIGRALRKYRLDELPQIFHVLTGKMTIVGTRPEVVKYVEQYKPVYYATLLLPAGITSFASIKYKDENKLLKEGDDVDATYINKILPDKMRYNLKYLQRFRLRRDFSLMLKTVKEVFKR, from the coding sequence TTGTTAAAAGATTTTGATAAACTCCCTAAGGAGTTCCAATGTCCGGAAGTTAAGAAATATTACGATATATTAAAAAAGAAAAAAACAAGTATTATTCTTAAGAGAATATCTGATATTATCTTGTCAATTATTTTGATTATATTACTTGCAATACCAATGCTTGTAATCGCTTTTATTATCAAGATTAGTGCCACCAAAGGTCCTGTATTTTATAAGCAAGAGCGTGTTACTAAGTACGGTAAGCACTTTATGATTTTGAAATTCAGAACAATGATTGTTGGTTCTGACCAGTGTGGTGAACTTCTTACCAAGGAAGGTGACGAAAGAGTTACCCTAATCGGTAGAGCCTTAAGAAAGTATAGACTTGACGAATTACCACAGATTTTCCATGTACTGACAGGTAAAATGACAATTGTAGGTACTAGGCCTGAAGTTGTAAAATATGTTGAACAGTATAAACCGGTGTATTATGCAACACTTCTTTTACCTGCAGGTATTACAAGTTTTGCTTCTATTAAGTATAAAGATGAGAACAAACTCCTTAAAGAAGGTGATGATGTTGATGCAACATATATCAACAAAATTCTACCGGATAAAATGCGATATAATTTAAAGTATCTTCAAAGATTTAGATTAAGAAGAGATTTTAGCTTAATGCTAAAGACTGTTAAAGAAGTATTTAAACGATAG
- a CDS encoding NAD(P)H-dependent glycerol-3-phosphate dehydrogenase, with the protein MKISVLGCGRWGSCIAWYLDKIGHDVLSGGLENAPEFIALKNNRKNDYLSYPDSIEVSSDLKYSVERAEVIVISISCQHLREYMTDIAKYDLTGKTIVLCMKGIEETTGERLSEVVSEFIDKDKTKVAVWVGPGHPQDYVRGIPNCMVIDSEDEEVKKKLVKEFNSELIRFYIGTDLIGTEIGAAAKNVIGICAGMLDGLGYTSLKGGLMARAPREVAALIKVMGGNEMSAYGLCHLGDYEATLFSKWSHNRMYGEQLIKGQKYDKLAEGVMTTKAIYKLAKKMGVEMPIVNQLYEVLFENKEITPALDALFKRDVRSEF; encoded by the coding sequence ATGAAAATATCTGTACTTGGATGTGGACGCTGGGGCAGTTGTATTGCCTGGTATCTTGACAAAATCGGTCATGATGTACTTTCCGGAGGACTGGAAAATGCACCTGAATTTATTGCTCTAAAGAACAACAGAAAGAACGACTACCTTTCCTACCCTGACTCTATTGAGGTTTCTTCTGACCTTAAGTATTCAGTCGAAAGGGCTGAGGTTATTGTTATTTCTATTAGTTGTCAGCATCTTAGAGAATATATGACTGATATTGCTAAGTACGACCTTACCGGAAAAACTATTGTACTTTGTATGAAAGGTATTGAAGAAACTACCGGTGAAAGACTTAGTGAAGTTGTCAGTGAGTTTATTGACAAAGACAAAACTAAGGTTGCAGTTTGGGTTGGTCCGGGACATCCTCAAGACTATGTTAGAGGTATTCCTAACTGTATGGTTATTGACAGTGAGGATGAAGAAGTTAAGAAAAAGCTGGTTAAAGAATTTAACAGTGAGCTTATTCGTTTTTACATAGGTACAGATTTAATCGGTACAGAAATCGGTGCTGCTGCAAAGAATGTTATTGGCATTTGTGCCGGTATGCTTGATGGACTAGGATATACAAGCCTAAAAGGTGGTTTAATGGCCAGAGCACCTAGAGAGGTTGCTGCCCTTATTAAAGTTATGGGTGGTAATGAAATGAGTGCATATGGACTTTGTCATCTTGGTGACTATGAGGCTACTTTGTTCTCTAAATGGAGTCACAACAGAATGTACGGTGAACAACTGATTAAAGGACAAAAGTATGATAAACTTGCTGAGGGTGTTATGACAACTAAGGCAATTTACAAATTAGCTAAGAAGATGGGTGTGGAAATGCCTATTGTTAATCAGCTATATGAAGTTCTATTTGAAAATAAAGAAATCACTCCTGCACTGGACGCTCTGTTTAAGAGAGATGTGAGAAGTGAATTTTAA
- a CDS encoding DUF1292 domain-containing protein, translated as MNNEFAPDLITLIDDEGNEHSFEILDTIEHEDSEYYALYPFYENPEDSVNDAGEYYIMEAIINDNGEEEFAEIDDEDLLDYLAEKFEANFEKLFDDEDEI; from the coding sequence ATGAACAATGAATTTGCACCTGATCTTATCACTCTTATTGATGATGAAGGTAACGAACACAGCTTTGAAATTCTGGACACTATTGAACATGAAGATAGTGAATATTATGCACTTTATCCATTTTACGAAAATCCGGAGGATAGTGTAAACGATGCCGGAGAATACTATATTATGGAAGCTATCATCAACGATAATGGTGAAGAAGAATTTGCTGAAATTGACGATGAAGATTTACTAGATTATTTAGCAGAAAAGTTTGAAGCTAACTTTGAAAAACTTTTCGATGACGAGGATGAAATCTAA
- a CDS encoding LURP-one-related/scramblase family protein: MKFYFSKDTSTVNSRFVIYDELGHIKYYVLRDYSHSYWNLVITDISFNKLCTINSVPLPFMKAFTIKNNNSTIRLVFNKNKFRPMCYYYGISWRICGDILGKNFEIRDTDNSVLLTHYKKWADLSKGYEINITDNGREVFLLASVVCVHLIETNEKKQLVKV; encoded by the coding sequence ATGAAGTTCTATTTTAGCAAAGATACTTCAACAGTAAATTCAAGATTTGTAATTTATGATGAACTGGGTCATATTAAGTACTATGTGCTAAGGGACTATAGTCATTCATATTGGAATCTTGTTATTACAGACATTAGCTTTAATAAGCTGTGTACAATTAATTCTGTACCATTGCCATTTATGAAGGCTTTTACAATTAAGAATAATAATAGTACCATAAGACTTGTTTTTAACAAAAATAAGTTTAGACCAATGTGCTATTATTACGGTATTAGTTGGAGAATTTGTGGCGATATTCTTGGTAAAAATTTTGAAATAAGAGATACAGATAACTCAGTTCTCCTAACTCATTACAAGAAATGGGCAGATTTATCAAAAGGCTATGAAATCAATATAACCGATAATGGGAGAGAGGTTTTTCTTCTTGCATCAGTTGTATGTGTTCATTTAATAGAAACAAACGAAAAGAAACAATTAGTAAAAGTGTGA